In one window of Henckelia pumila isolate YLH828 chromosome 1, ASM3356847v2, whole genome shotgun sequence DNA:
- the LOC140894257 gene encoding uncharacterized protein, whose protein sequence is MRTAQSRQKSYADARRRDLEFAVGDHVFLKVSPMKGVARFGRRGKLNPRYIGPFEILERVGTLAYRLALPPGLAAVHNVFHVSMLRRYVSNPSHVLDFEPLQLPPDLVYEERPVRILAREERRLRTRVIPMVRVQWLNHSEEEATWEIEEDMRTRYPELFG, encoded by the coding sequence atgaggactgcacagagtcggcagaagagttatgcagatgccagacgacgcgatttggagttcgcagtaggtgatcacgtattcttgaaggtatcacctatgaagggagtagcgcgttttggacggagaggcaagcttaatccgagatatatagggccattcgagatcttggagcgagttggcacgttggcctatcgtttagctctacctccagggctagcggcagtgcacaacgttttccatgtatccatgcttcggagatatgtctccaacccgtcgcatgtgttggatttcgagcccttacagttgccaccagatcttgtgtacgaggagagaccagtgcggatcttagctagagaggagcggaggcttaggacgcgggtcatcccgatggtcagagtccagtggctgaatcactcggaggaggaagctacttgggagatcgaggaggatatgaggactcgctacccggagttgttcgggtaa